The Saccharothrix variisporea genome has a segment encoding these proteins:
- a CDS encoding anthranilate synthase family protein: protein MDIDRLLRADVGAFALVHRSALAGSVEVLTGDPVVAASLAELPLPPAGTVPTGGAPAHDLLVLVPYRQIAERGFEHQDDGAPLRALKVADQARLPLDTLVAALPDEPVEVDAAGFDVDDDSYAAIVEKVLAQEIGWGAGANFVIKRSFTAELRNFTTRHALSVFRRLLSGETGAYWTFLVRFDDRTFIGATPERHVSVESGKAVMNPISGTYRYPDSGPRLSEVLDFLADTKETDELYMVVDEELKMMARVCDGGVRVHGPHLKEMARLAHTEYLIEGRTTRDVADVLRETMFAPTVTGSPLESAFRVIHRYEPRGRGYYSGVAALVGRDGSGARTLDSAILIRTAEIDAGGRVDLGVGATLVRHSDPRSEVAETAAKAAGLLAAIRGDTTTADTADAQRSRFADHPAVRDALARRNNGLAAFWLADRPHDRAPAPAGRPHDPAPALADRPHDPVPALAGRPDDPIPALSGHRILVVDAEDTFTAMLALQLRSLGPDITTRRFDEPLDVHGFDAVLVGPGPGDPRDHDHPKIAALRRVTEGLLDHRVPFLSVCLGHQVLSGLLGFPLVRKDKPNQGTRREIDLFGRRATVGFYNTFAARAEADAVECEGVPGLVEVARDRRTGEVHALRGPWFASTQFHAESVLTEHGPEILADLLTTVLAARVAG, encoded by the coding sequence ATGGACATCGACCGCCTGTTGCGCGCGGACGTCGGAGCGTTCGCGCTGGTGCACCGGTCCGCGCTCGCCGGTTCCGTCGAAGTGCTCACCGGCGACCCGGTCGTGGCGGCGAGCCTCGCCGAGCTGCCGCTGCCGCCGGCGGGCACGGTCCCGACCGGCGGTGCGCCCGCGCACGACCTGCTGGTCCTGGTTCCCTACCGCCAGATCGCCGAACGCGGCTTCGAGCACCAGGACGACGGGGCTCCGCTGCGGGCGCTGAAGGTCGCCGACCAGGCCCGCCTGCCGCTGGACACCCTCGTGGCGGCCCTGCCGGACGAGCCGGTCGAGGTCGACGCCGCCGGGTTCGACGTGGACGACGACAGCTACGCGGCGATCGTGGAGAAGGTGCTCGCCCAGGAAATCGGCTGGGGCGCGGGCGCGAACTTCGTCATCAAGCGGTCGTTCACCGCCGAATTGCGGAACTTCACCACCCGGCACGCGCTCAGCGTGTTCCGTCGCCTCCTTTCGGGTGAAACCGGGGCGTATTGGACGTTCCTGGTGCGATTCGACGACAGGACGTTCATCGGGGCGACGCCGGAAAGGCACGTGTCCGTCGAGTCCGGCAAAGCGGTGATGAATCCCATCAGCGGAACCTATCGCTATCCGGATTCCGGTCCTCGGCTTTCCGAAGTGCTCGACTTCCTCGCCGACACCAAGGAGACCGACGAGCTGTACATGGTCGTCGACGAGGAGCTGAAGATGATGGCGCGCGTCTGCGACGGCGGCGTCCGCGTGCACGGCCCCCACCTGAAGGAGATGGCGCGGCTCGCGCACACCGAGTACCTGATCGAAGGACGCACGACCCGCGATGTCGCGGACGTGCTGCGCGAGACCATGTTCGCGCCCACCGTCACCGGCAGCCCGCTGGAGAGCGCGTTCCGGGTCATCCACCGGTACGAGCCGCGCGGCCGGGGCTACTACAGCGGTGTCGCGGCCCTCGTCGGCCGCGACGGATCCGGCGCCCGGACGCTCGACTCCGCCATCCTCATCCGCACGGCGGAGATCGACGCCGGCGGCCGGGTGGACCTCGGCGTCGGCGCGACCCTGGTGCGCCACTCGGACCCCCGATCGGAGGTGGCGGAGACTGCCGCGAAGGCCGCCGGGCTCCTCGCCGCCATCCGCGGCGACACCACCACCGCGGACACGGCCGACGCACAGCGCTCCCGCTTCGCCGACCACCCGGCGGTCCGCGACGCCCTGGCACGCCGCAACAACGGCCTCGCCGCGTTCTGGCTCGCCGACCGGCCCCACGACCGGGCCCCGGCGCCGGCCGGTCGGCCCCACGACCCGGCCCCGGCGCTCGCCGACCGGCCCCACGACCCGGTCCCGGCGCTCGCCGGTCGGCCGGACGACCCGATCCCGGCGCTGTCCGGCCACCGGATCCTGGTCGTGGACGCCGAAGACACCTTCACCGCGATGCTCGCCCTCCAACTCCGCTCGCTCGGCCCGGACATCACCACCCGCCGGTTCGACGAGCCGCTGGACGTCCACGGCTTCGACGCCGTGCTGGTCGGCCCCGGACCGGGCGACCCGCGCGACCACGACCACCCCAAGATCGCCGCCCTGCGCCGGGTCACCGAGGGCCTGCTCGACCACCGGGTGCCGTTCCTGTCGGTGTGCCTGGGCCACCAGGTGCTCAGCGGCCTGCTCGGATTCCCCCTGGTGCGCAAGGACAAGCCCAACCAGGGCACCCGACGCGAGATCGACCTGTTCGGCCGCCGCGCGACCGTGGGCTTCTACAACACCTTCGCCGCACGAGCGGAGGCCGACGCGGTCGAGTGCGAAGGCGTGCCGGGGCTGGTCGAGGTCGCCCGCGACCGGAGGACCGGCGAGGTGCACGCGCTGCGCGGACCGTGGTTCGCCTCCACGCAGTTCCACGCCGAGTCCGTGCTCACCGAGCACGGACCGGAGATCCTCGCCGACCTGCTCACCACCGTCCTCGCCGCCCGAGTGGCCGGCTGA
- a CDS encoding isochorismatase family protein → MGIPTIEPYPMPTADELPPNTATWTVDPSRAALLIHDMQRYFLAPFPPGTSPVVELVANVRRLREACDRLGIPVAYTAQPGGMTEEQRGLLKDFWGPGMTVSPEHRKVVDGLEPAPHDHVFTKWRYSAFHNSDLLEHLNRNGRDQLIVCGVFAHVGVLMTAVDAYSNDIETFLVADAVADFSAHYHRLAVTYAAERCAVTPMTDAVLAALAARQVDAVGQT, encoded by the coding sequence GTGGGAATTCCGACGATCGAGCCGTACCCGATGCCCACGGCCGACGAGCTGCCGCCCAACACCGCGACGTGGACGGTCGACCCGAGTCGGGCGGCGCTGCTGATCCACGACATGCAGCGGTACTTCCTGGCCCCGTTCCCGCCCGGGACGTCACCGGTGGTCGAGCTGGTGGCCAACGTCCGAAGGCTGCGGGAGGCGTGCGACCGGTTGGGCATCCCGGTCGCCTACACCGCCCAGCCCGGTGGGATGACCGAGGAGCAACGCGGGCTGCTGAAGGACTTCTGGGGGCCGGGCATGACCGTGTCGCCCGAGCACCGCAAGGTCGTGGACGGCCTGGAACCAGCCCCGCACGACCACGTCTTCACCAAGTGGCGCTACAGCGCGTTCCACAACTCCGACCTGCTGGAGCACCTGAACCGCAACGGCCGTGACCAGCTCATCGTGTGCGGCGTGTTCGCGCACGTCGGCGTGCTGATGACGGCCGTGGACGCCTACAGCAACGACATCGAGACGTTCCTGGTCGCGGACGCGGTCGCGGACTTCTCGGCGCACTACCACCGGCTCGCGGTGACCTACGCGGCCGAGCGGTGCGCCGTGACCCCCATGACCGACGCCGTGCTGGCAGCGCTGGCGGCACGGCAGGTCGACGCGGTGGGTCAGACGTAG
- a CDS encoding 2,3-dihydro-2,3-dihydroxybenzoate dehydrogenase, with the protein MELAGIRDKTALVTGAAGGIGAAVASALAGQGARVAAVDTDGAGLEALADAVRSSGRIEVFKADVSSGAEIGAVVDRVAAKFGRIDFLVNVAGVLRPRSVLDTSDEDWSTTFGVNATGVFNTSRAVARHMVEDGGGGAIVTIASNAAAVPRSRMAAYGASKAASVAFTKTLALELAEHSIRCNVVSPGSTDTPMLRTLTGGADPSAAAIAGDATQFKVGIPLKKIARPSDVADAVLFLLSDHANHVTMQELFVDGGAALGA; encoded by the coding sequence GTGGAACTGGCGGGAATCCGGGACAAGACGGCGCTGGTCACCGGCGCGGCCGGCGGCATCGGCGCGGCCGTGGCGTCCGCGCTGGCCGGACAGGGCGCCCGGGTGGCGGCGGTCGACACGGACGGCGCGGGGCTGGAAGCGCTGGCCGACGCCGTCCGGAGCAGCGGTCGGATCGAGGTCTTCAAGGCCGACGTCTCCTCGGGCGCCGAGATCGGCGCCGTCGTGGACCGCGTGGCCGCGAAGTTCGGCCGGATCGACTTCCTCGTGAACGTGGCCGGTGTGCTGCGCCCGCGGTCCGTGCTGGACACCAGCGACGAGGACTGGTCGACCACGTTCGGGGTGAACGCGACCGGCGTGTTCAACACCTCCCGGGCCGTGGCCAGGCACATGGTCGAGGACGGCGGTGGCGGCGCCATCGTGACGATCGCCTCCAACGCCGCCGCGGTGCCCCGCTCCCGCATGGCCGCCTACGGGGCGTCCAAGGCCGCGTCGGTCGCCTTCACCAAGACCCTCGCGCTGGAACTGGCGGAGCACTCGATCCGGTGCAACGTGGTGTCGCCGGGCTCGACCGACACCCCGATGCTGCGCACGTTGACCGGTGGCGCGGACCCGTCGGCGGCGGCGATCGCCGGGGACGCGACGCAGTTCAAGGTGGGCATCCCGCTGAAGAAGATCGCGCGACCGTCCGATGTGGCCGACGCCGTGCTGTTCCTGCTGTCCGACCACGCCAACCACGTGACGATGCAGGAGCTGTTCGTCGACGGCGGCGCGGCGCTGGGCGCGTAG
- a CDS encoding 3-deoxy-7-phosphoheptulonate synthase — MLADPSLTDHDHSPRGLTEDELRHWRALPAAQQPDWDGWLSRRMGSALAGAPPLVQAADVRRLRDLLAGVAAGRAQVVQAGDCAEDPADCVPDVLARKLGLLETLAVSLRARSGLPVVRAGRIAGQFAKPRSKALEPHGAGELPAFRGHLVNSPEPDPVLRRPDPMRLLSGYQAAANAVTFLRATGSPVWTSHEALLLDYELPLVRRTPDGEVYLSSTHWPWVGDRTRQLDGAHVRLLAAVANPVACKVGPTTTPEELLALCAVLDPDRSPGRLTLIARLGADLVADLLPPLVAAVKAAGHPVVWLSDPMHGNTITAPGGQKTRLLHTVLREIRRFREVLAAEGVHAGGLHLEVTPEPVVECVTGDDDLDLVGLPGTARYLSTCDPRLNPDQALAAVEAWSTVPQLSTR; from the coding sequence GTGCTCGCTGACCCGAGCCTGACCGACCACGACCACTCACCGCGCGGCCTGACCGAGGACGAACTGCGCCACTGGCGCGCCCTGCCCGCCGCGCAGCAGCCCGACTGGGACGGCTGGCTGTCCCGGCGCATGGGTTCGGCCCTGGCCGGTGCTCCCCCGCTGGTCCAGGCGGCCGACGTCCGCCGGCTGCGGGACCTGCTCGCCGGGGTGGCGGCCGGACGGGCCCAGGTCGTGCAGGCCGGCGACTGCGCCGAGGACCCGGCGGACTGCGTGCCCGACGTGCTGGCCCGCAAGCTCGGCCTGCTGGAGACGCTCGCGGTCTCCCTGCGGGCGCGGTCCGGCCTGCCGGTCGTCCGCGCGGGCCGCATCGCCGGGCAGTTCGCCAAGCCCCGCTCGAAGGCCCTGGAGCCGCACGGCGCCGGGGAGCTGCCGGCGTTCCGCGGGCACCTGGTCAACAGCCCCGAACCGGACCCGGTGCTGCGGCGGCCGGACCCGATGCGCCTGCTCAGCGGGTACCAGGCCGCCGCGAACGCCGTCACGTTCCTGCGCGCCACCGGCAGTCCGGTGTGGACCAGCCACGAGGCGCTGTTGCTGGACTACGAACTGCCGCTCGTGCGCCGCACGCCCGACGGCGAGGTCTACCTGTCCTCCACGCACTGGCCTTGGGTCGGCGATCGGACCAGGCAGCTCGACGGCGCGCACGTGCGGCTGCTGGCGGCGGTGGCCAACCCGGTGGCGTGCAAGGTCGGGCCGACCACGACACCGGAGGAGTTGCTCGCGCTGTGCGCGGTGCTGGACCCGGACCGCTCTCCCGGCCGGCTGACGCTCATCGCCCGCCTGGGCGCGGACCTGGTCGCCGATCTCCTCCCGCCGCTGGTGGCGGCCGTGAAGGCGGCGGGCCACCCGGTCGTGTGGCTGTCCGACCCGATGCACGGCAACACGATCACGGCCCCCGGCGGGCAGAAGACACGGCTGCTGCACACCGTCCTGCGGGAGATCCGGCGGTTCCGCGAGGTCTTGGCGGCCGAGGGCGTGCACGCGGGCGGGTTGCACCTGGAGGTCACCCCGGAACCGGTCGTGGAGTGCGTCACCGGTGACGACGACCTGGACCTGGTCGGCCTGCCCGGGACCGCCCGCTACCTGTCCACCTGCGACCCCCGGTTGAACCCCGACCAGGCGCTGGCGGCCGTCGAGGCGTGGAGCACCGTCCCCCAACTCAGCACCAGGTGA
- a CDS encoding class I SAM-dependent methyltransferase, whose protein sequence is MTTSVRSHPVYAAVYDRYNRGAERTWLGEARALALSHARGQVLEIGAGTGMNLLRYRDVEKVVATEPDPAYRRRLRRRVPEAQVPVEVVDAPAERLPFPDASFDTVVSTLTLCSVDDPARSAAELRRVLRPDGALLLVEHVQTDAGGFVRAAQHASVPFWRLFVGGCRTNRPTLRTLAGAGFEVKELDRFNPPHVPFVMFPFVVAVASPTEGKAG, encoded by the coding sequence ATGACGACCTCGGTGCGCAGTCACCCCGTCTACGCGGCGGTGTACGACCGGTACAACCGCGGCGCCGAGCGGACCTGGCTCGGTGAGGCCAGAGCACTGGCGTTGAGCCACGCCCGCGGGCAGGTGCTGGAGATCGGCGCGGGCACGGGCATGAACCTCCTGCGCTACCGGGACGTGGAGAAGGTCGTCGCCACCGAGCCCGACCCCGCCTACCGCCGCCGGCTGCGCCGCCGCGTGCCCGAGGCGCAGGTCCCGGTCGAGGTCGTGGACGCCCCGGCCGAGCGCCTCCCGTTCCCGGACGCCTCCTTCGACACCGTCGTCAGCACGCTGACGCTGTGCTCGGTGGACGACCCGGCCCGCAGCGCCGCCGAGCTGCGCCGGGTCCTGCGGCCGGACGGGGCGCTGCTGCTGGTCGAGCACGTCCAGACCGACGCGGGCGGGTTCGTGCGGGCCGCCCAGCACGCGTCCGTGCCGTTCTGGCGGCTGTTCGTGGGCGGCTGCCGCACCAACCGCCCCACGCTGCGCACGCTCGCGGGCGCCGGGTTCGAGGTGAAGGAACTCGACCGGTTCAACCCGCCGCACGTGCCCTTCGTGATGTTCCCGTTCGTGGTCGCGGTGGCGAGCCCGACCGAAGGAAAGGCCGGCTAG
- a CDS encoding MMPL family transporter, with product MLEKLERRSVVLGGTARFAVRRRWWVLAAALVFAALAGAFGGTVSEKLVNGGYTPSASPAAEADRRLAEKFSAGEPSLVLVLSAEGGIDQPDALQAGTRLTTEIDADDRVQSVTSFFTTGLPDLRSSDGTRALVLVKLKGDERQVQATTAEVVPKWTDSAKPLEIDVTGRAQVNAEIAKQSEDDLIKAELIGAPITLIILVLAFGSLLSSVLPVVVGMLAVAATTAVLSVLSEVTDVSIFALNLTTALGFGLAVDYSLFIVARFREELRAGREVPDAVVRSVVTAGRTVIFSAVTVALSLSALLIFPMFFLRSLAYAAISVVAVAAMSSVTVLPAVLALLGNRVLGRARKREPKPEGRWWGRVAHAVMRRPVLAALPVLVLLALAAVPFLDVRFGMADHRVLPASAPSHRTAVEITEDFDRSIGDAMPVLVDTADQSTVDDLVKRASRLPGAESVEGPTGVYRAGELVQPPTPASAAMVADGSAWLRVWPAQGPYDEASQELARSVRALDSRVHVAGPSAVLVDTKDVLSERLPWAFGAIAVFTFILLFLFTGGLLVPLKALVLNLFSLSASFGAAVYVFQEGHLSWLVGDFTSTGYLETTIPVLVFCIAFGLSMDYEVFLLSRIREDYVATGNNTHAVAQGLQRTGRVFTAAALVIASVLAVLATSGVSLLKLLGVTMALAVLVDAWLIRGVLAPAFMKLAGRANWWAPKPLAALHRRLGLKE from the coding sequence GTGCTGGAGAAGCTCGAACGCCGCTCGGTGGTGCTGGGCGGCACGGCGCGGTTCGCCGTGCGCCGACGCTGGTGGGTGCTCGCGGCGGCGCTCGTGTTCGCCGCCCTCGCGGGCGCGTTCGGCGGAACCGTGTCGGAGAAACTGGTCAACGGCGGCTACACGCCGAGCGCGTCGCCGGCCGCCGAAGCCGACCGTCGACTGGCCGAGAAGTTCTCCGCTGGCGAGCCCAGCCTGGTGCTGGTGCTGTCCGCCGAGGGCGGCATCGACCAACCAGACGCGCTCCAGGCCGGTACCCGGCTGACCACGGAGATCGACGCCGACGACCGCGTGCAGTCCGTGACCTCGTTCTTCACCACCGGGTTGCCGGACCTGCGCTCCAGCGACGGCACCCGCGCGCTGGTCCTGGTGAAGCTGAAGGGCGACGAACGGCAGGTGCAGGCCACGACGGCCGAGGTCGTGCCGAAGTGGACCGACTCCGCCAAGCCGCTCGAGATCGACGTGACCGGGCGGGCGCAGGTCAACGCGGAGATCGCCAAGCAGAGCGAGGACGACCTCATCAAGGCCGAGCTGATCGGCGCGCCCATCACGCTGATCATCCTCGTGCTCGCGTTCGGCAGCCTGCTGTCCTCGGTGCTGCCCGTGGTGGTCGGGATGCTCGCCGTGGCCGCGACCACGGCCGTGCTGTCGGTGCTGTCCGAGGTCACCGACGTGTCGATCTTCGCGCTCAACCTCACCACCGCGCTCGGGTTCGGCCTGGCCGTGGACTACAGCCTGTTCATCGTCGCCCGGTTCCGCGAGGAACTGCGCGCGGGCCGGGAGGTGCCGGACGCGGTCGTGCGCAGCGTCGTGACGGCGGGCCGCACGGTGATCTTCTCGGCGGTCACGGTGGCGTTGTCGTTGAGCGCGCTGCTGATCTTCCCGATGTTCTTCCTGCGGTCCCTGGCCTACGCGGCGATCTCCGTGGTGGCGGTGGCGGCGATGAGCTCGGTGACCGTGCTGCCCGCCGTGCTGGCGTTGCTGGGCAACCGGGTCCTCGGTCGGGCGCGCAAGCGCGAGCCCAAGCCCGAGGGCCGGTGGTGGGGGCGGGTGGCGCACGCCGTCATGCGCCGGCCCGTGCTCGCCGCCCTGCCGGTGCTGGTGCTGCTGGCGCTGGCCGCGGTGCCGTTCCTGGACGTCCGGTTCGGCATGGCCGACCACCGGGTGCTGCCGGCGAGCGCGCCCAGCCACCGCACGGCGGTGGAGATCACCGAGGACTTCGACCGGTCGATCGGCGACGCCATGCCGGTGCTCGTGGACACCGCCGACCAGTCCACTGTGGACGACCTGGTCAAGCGCGCCTCGCGGCTGCCCGGCGCGGAGTCGGTGGAGGGGCCGACCGGCGTGTACCGGGCCGGTGAGCTGGTCCAGCCGCCGACACCGGCATCGGCGGCGATGGTCGCGGACGGGTCGGCGTGGCTGCGGGTGTGGCCCGCGCAGGGACCGTACGACGAGGCGTCCCAGGAGCTCGCCAGGTCGGTGCGGGCGTTGGACTCGCGGGTGCACGTCGCCGGCCCGAGCGCGGTCCTGGTCGACACCAAGGACGTGCTGTCGGAACGGCTGCCGTGGGCGTTCGGCGCGATCGCGGTGTTCACGTTCATCCTGCTGTTCCTGTTCACCGGCGGCCTGCTCGTGCCGCTGAAGGCGTTGGTGCTCAACCTGTTCAGCCTCAGCGCGAGCTTCGGCGCGGCGGTGTACGTGTTCCAGGAGGGTCACCTGTCGTGGCTCGTGGGCGACTTCACCTCGACCGGTTACCTGGAGACGACGATCCCGGTGCTGGTGTTCTGCATCGCGTTCGGCCTGTCGATGGACTACGAGGTGTTCCTGCTGTCCCGGATCAGGGAGGACTACGTCGCCACCGGGAACAACACGCACGCCGTGGCGCAGGGCCTCCAGCGGACCGGGCGGGTGTTCACCGCGGCGGCGCTGGTGATCGCGTCCGTGCTCGCCGTGCTGGCCACGTCGGGGGTGTCGCTGCTCAAGCTGCTCGGGGTGACGATGGCGTTGGCGGTGCTGGTGGACGCGTGGCTGATCCGGGGTGTGCTCGCACCGGCGTTCATGAAGCTCGCCGGCCGGGCGAACTGGTGGGCGCCCAAGCCGTTGGCGGCGCTGCACCGCCGCCTCGGCCTGAAGGAGTGA
- a CDS encoding 3-hydroxybenzoate 6-monooxygenase has protein sequence MAEVLIAGGGIAGVATALAVARSGHRVLVLERNAEFTELGAGIQLGPNAFRALDRLGVGEQVQAGAVMVEALSLMDGVTGQRITQLPLTGEFRERFGYPYAVVHRIDLYSVLLAACRSHKAIELRTDAPVRDYRCDGKEVSVTLASGEVVRGDALIGADGIRSTIRAQMLGDGEPRVSGHTIYRSVVPMESVPDRLRWNTVTLWAAPKHHFVHYPIAGGKFLNLAATIDNAATEVVSGRPVDRDLVLATFAHLPATARDFLHLGQEWRTWVLCDRDPVRRWNDGRVVLLGDAAHPMLQYAAQGACMALEDAVCLGDLLAEGDSDFTAVFERFTAERAERTGWVQEISRAIGEQVYHPAGVAAEERNASLGAHTLTDLLDLVDRLYREPVPSTR, from the coding sequence ATGGCCGAGGTCCTCATCGCGGGCGGGGGCATCGCCGGCGTCGCCACCGCGCTGGCGGTGGCCCGGTCGGGGCACCGCGTCCTCGTCCTGGAGCGCAACGCCGAGTTCACCGAGCTGGGCGCGGGCATCCAGTTGGGGCCCAACGCCTTCCGCGCGCTGGACCGCCTCGGCGTGGGGGAGCAGGTGCAGGCCGGCGCGGTCATGGTCGAGGCGCTGAGCCTGATGGACGGCGTCACCGGGCAGCGCATCACCCAGCTCCCGCTGACCGGCGAGTTCCGCGAGCGGTTCGGCTACCCCTACGCCGTGGTCCACCGCATCGACCTGTACTCGGTGCTGCTGGCGGCATGCCGGTCCCACAAGGCGATCGAGCTGCGCACGGACGCCCCCGTGCGCGACTACCGTTGTGACGGAAAGGAAGTCTCGGTCACGCTCGCCTCCGGCGAAGTCGTGCGGGGCGACGCGTTGATCGGGGCGGACGGCATCCGGTCCACGATCCGGGCGCAGATGCTGGGTGACGGCGAGCCGCGGGTGTCCGGGCACACCATCTACCGCTCGGTCGTGCCGATGGAGTCGGTGCCCGACCGGCTCAGGTGGAACACCGTCACGCTGTGGGCCGCGCCGAAGCACCACTTCGTGCACTACCCGATCGCCGGCGGGAAGTTCCTCAACCTCGCCGCGACCATCGACAACGCCGCCACCGAGGTGGTCAGCGGCCGACCGGTCGACCGCGACCTCGTGCTGGCCACCTTCGCCCACCTGCCCGCCACCGCGCGGGACTTCCTGCACCTGGGCCAAGAGTGGCGCACGTGGGTGCTGTGCGACCGCGACCCGGTGCGGCGGTGGAACGACGGCCGGGTGGTGTTGCTCGGAGACGCCGCCCACCCGATGCTCCAGTACGCCGCCCAAGGCGCGTGCATGGCGCTGGAAGACGCGGTGTGCCTGGGCGACCTCCTCGCGGAGGGCGACTCGGACTTCACCGCGGTCTTCGAGCGGTTCACCGCCGAGCGCGCCGAGCGCACGGGGTGGGTGCAGGAGATCTCGCGGGCGATCGGCGAGCAGGTGTACCACCCGGCCGGTGTGGCCGCCGAGGAGCGCAATGCGTCCCTCGGCGCGCACACCCTCACGGACTTGCTGGACCTGGTGGACCGGCTCTACCGCGAGCCGGTCCCCTCGACGCGCTGA